A window of Drosophila subobscura isolate 14011-0131.10 chromosome E, UCBerk_Dsub_1.0, whole genome shotgun sequence contains these coding sequences:
- the LOC117892227 gene encoding cocaine esterase produces MRNTLRIRCLLLLLRLHLLLAAVGAQQTHIKLEQGDLIGLKVFPDGTRTAVYAFLGIPYAQPPVAELRFAPAKASLNWNRTLQATTMRPICPQLSNTIYDESPEGGGIPRAAQTDEDCLYLNIWTPETGLRYGKLPIAVIVTGEEFAYDWPRNRINGLDLAGEGIVVISVQYRNNIYGWLGLGEGHRQLPGNYGLTDVRMAIKWIQRNADAFGGNPDQITLLGHGSGGAALVLATALEDSNLLKQLVLMSPGPVLRSLGSGHDQRIGETGRVLIQKLGCQFEEAQRRQLLGCLRRTSQEDLLRAYESVYNHGNGSYQLGVILWRGLEERLRNQTLPPVLLGITSNEGAFLQDYWLDVAREGQLALQEYINHTVLPNVLRSLEAAGGDEGGSQLAAIKWRYFNGVPERGGSVIHLLSGMQRLLSESLYELPFFRLLDMLNGSTSYAYVFDLAHSMDMRGRKNLFAGASHSSDLPLLLGPSLFQQIARRRFSGEEEQLCRKLRGAFANFVKSGNPTPGRIYDAWLPYSRQSPFIYSLGEQQAKPVQSGGLDEAEIDKLLRGETSAGIDRSLSRTNRHDTYRAGASNSYTASNQQDSGFANHLQRVYGFWQVLLPLEQDKEFRVGALGQRVRLLEAHADAARYRQGFYAMLGLVCLLLACLCLCVYLLKRNPDPLRRRNASSASDCYCL; encoded by the exons ATGCGGAACACATTAAGGATTCgttgcctcctgctgctgctgcggctgcaccTCCTCCTGGCTGCCGTTGGTGCACAGCAAACCCACATAAAGCTGGAGCAGGGCGATCTAATTGGC CTCAAGGTCTTTCCGGATGGAACACGTACCGCTGTCTATGCCTTTCTGGGCATTCCCTATGCCCAGCCGCCTGTGGCGGAACTCCGTTTTGCG CCCGCCAAAGCGAGTCTCAACTGGAATCGCACTCTTCAGGCCACGACCATGCGTCCCATTTGTCCACAGCTGTCCAACACCATCTACGATGAGAGCCCGGAGGGAGGCGGCATTCCCAGAGCCGCACAGACGGATGAGGATTGCCTTTACCTGAACATTTGGACACCGGAGACGGGGCTGCGGTATGGCAAGCTGCCCATAGCGGTGATCGTCACGGGCGAGGAGTTTGCCTACGATTGGCCGAGGAACCGCATCAATGGCCTGGACCTGGCCGGAGAGGGGATCGTCGTGATTAGTGTCCAGTATCGGAACAACATCTACGGCTGGCTGGGACTGGGTGAGGGACATCGCCAGCTGCCGGGTAACTATGGACTGACTGATGTGCGGATGGCCATCAAGTGGATTCAAAGGAACGCCGACGCCTTCGGTGGCAATCCGGATCAGATCACCCTGCTGGGCCATggcagcggaggagcagctctCGTTCTGGCCACTGCCCTGGAGGATTCCAATCTGCTGAAGCAATTGGTGCTCATGTCACCCGGTCCCGTGCTGCGTTCCTTGGGCTCCGGGCACGATCAGCGCATTGGGGAGACGGGCCGTGTGCTGATCCAGAAGCTGGGCTGCCAGTTCGAGGAGGCACAGCgccggcagctgctgggctgcttGCGGCGGACGAGCCAGGAGGACTTGCTGCGAGCCTACGAGAGTGTCTACAACCATGGCAACGGCAGCTACCAGCTCGGTGTGATCCTGTGGCGAGGACTGGAGGAGCGACTCCGCAATCAGACGCTGCCTCCCGTGCTGCTGGGCATCACCTCGAACGAGGGCGCCTTCCTGCAGGACTACTGGCTGGATGTGGCGCGAGAGGGCCAGCTGGCGCTGCAGGAGTACATCAATCACACGGTGCTGCCCAATGTGCTGCGCTCCCTCGAGGCGGCGGGAGGCGATGAGGGCGGCTCCCAGCTGGCAGCCATTAAGTGGCGCTACTTCAATGGAGTGCCCGAGCGGGGGGGCAGTGTCATCCATCTGCTGAGTGGCATGCAGCGACTGCTGTCGGAGTCGCTCTACGAGCTGCCCTTCTTCCGCCTGTTGGACATGCTCAATGGCTCCACCAGCTACGCCTATGTCTTCGACCTGGCGCATTCGATGGACATGCGGGGCAGGAAGAATCTCTTTGCGGGTGCCTCGCACAGCTCCgacttgccgctgctgctggggccgAGCCTGTTCCAGCAGATAGCACGACGTCGCTTCAgcggggaggaggagcagctctgCCGCAAGCTGAGGGGCGCCTTTGCCAACTTCGTGAAGAGCGGCAATCCCACGCCAGGCCGAATCTACGATGCTTGGCTGCCCTACAGTCGCCAGAGTCCCTTCATCTACAGCCTGGGCGAGCAACAGGCGAAGCCCGTCCAGTCCGGCGGCTTGGATGAGGCCGAAATCGACAAGCTGCTGCGGGGCGAAACGTCGGCGGGCATTGATCGCAGCCTGTCACGAACGAATCGCCACGACACGTACAGGGCGGGCGCCTCCAACTCGTACAcggccagcaaccagcaggaCTCCGGGTTTGCCAATCATTTGCAGCGCGTCTACGGGTTCTggcaggtgctgctgcccctggaGCAGGACAAAGAGTTCCGCGTCGGGGCACTGGGCCAGCGGGTGCGTCTCTTGGAGGCCCACGCCGATGCAGCACGCTATCGGCAGGGCTTCTATGCGATGTTGGGCCtggtctgtctgctgctggcgtgtctctgcctctgcgtctATCTGCTGAAACGCAATCCGGATCCTCTGCGCAGGCGAAACGCATCGTCGGCGTCGGATTGCTATTGCTTATGA